ACGGCCGCTACGACACGGCACCGGCCGAGGCCGAACCGGCCCGCGACTGACACCCTCGCCGCTCGCCCGAACGGGCCGGTCACGCCACTCCTGACAGTGGTGCTGCCGGCCCGTTCGCGTGAATCGGCCCGCGCCGGGGCATACGACCTACGCCCCCTCTCGATCATGTCGAGGACGACACAGCGTGGGAGGTACCCGTGAGCAGCACCATCTTCCGGACGAAGAAGGTCGAACAGTCCATCCGCGACACCGAGGAACCGGAGCACGCGCTCAAGAAATCCTTGTCCGCGCTCGATCTGACCGTCTTCGGCGTCGGCGTCATCATCGGCACCGGCATCTTCGTCCTGACCGGCACCGTCGCCAAGAACAACGCCGGCCCGGCGGTCGCCCTGGCCTTCGTCGTCGCCGGCGTCGTCTGCGCGCTCGCCGCGCTCTGCTACGCCGAGTTCGCCTCCACCGTCCCGGTGGCGGGATCGGCGTACACCTTCGCGTACGCCTCCCTCGGTGAACTGCCCGCCTGGATCATCGGCTGGGACCTGGTCCTGGAGTTCGCGCTCGGCACCGCGGTGGTCGCCGTCGGCTGGTCCGGCTACATCGCCTCGCTGCTCGACAACGCCGGCTGGCACCTGCCGGAGGTGCTCAGCGGCCGGGACGGGGCCGACGGCTTCGGCTTCGACATCCTCGCCGCCGCGCTCGTCCTGGCGCTCACCGGCATCCTCGTGCTCGGCACGAAGCTGTCCGCGCGGGTCACCTCGATCGTTGTCGCCGTCAAGGTGACGGTCGTGCTCGTCGTGATCATCGCGGGCGCCTTCTTCGTCAAGAGCGGCAACTACCACCCGTTCATCCCCAAGGCCAAGCCCGTGGAAGCGGGCAGCGGCCTCCAGTCCCCGCTCATCCAGCTGATGTTCGGCTGGGCGCCCGCCAACTTCGGCGTGATGGGCATCTTCACGGCCGCCTCGGTCGTCTTCTTCGCCTTCATCGGCTTCGACGTCGTCGCCACGGCCGCCGAGGAGACCAGGAACCCGCAGCGCGACATGCCGCGCGGCATCCTCGGCTCCCTCGTCATCTGCACGACCCTCTACGTGGCCGTGTCGATCGTCGTGACCGGCATGCAGAAGTACACCGACCTGTCCATCACGGCCCCGCTCGCCGACGCCTTCAAGGCCACCGGACACCCCTGGTTCGCGGGCTTCATCAGCTTCGGCGCGGCGGTGGGCCTGACGACGGTCTGCATGATCCTGCTCCTCGGCCAGACCCGAGTCTTCTTCGCGATGAGCCGCGACGGACTGCTGCCCACGTTCTTCTCCCACGTCCACCCGAGGTTCCGGACCCCGCACCGCCCGACGATCCTGCTCGGCGTGATCATCGCGATCGTCGCCGGCTTCACGCCCCTGAGCGAGCTCGCCGAACTGGTCAACATCGGCACGCTGTTCGCGTTCGTGGTCGTGGCGATCGGCGTCGCCATCCTGCGCCGCACCCGCCCCGACCTGCCCCGCGCCTTCCGCACCCCCTGGGTCCCGGTCGTCCCGATCGTCTCGGTGCTGGCCTCCCTGTGGCTGATGCTCAACCTGCCGGCCGAGACCTGGCTCCGCTTCGGGATCTGGATGGTGATCGGCTTCGTCGTGTACTTCCTCTACGGGCGGTCGCACAGCCGGCTCGGCCGGCAGAGCGAGACGGAGTAACTTCCCTGGGGTCCGTTGCCTTCTGCGGGTCGGCGGGTACGGTCAGGCAGGTCCTCACTGCACCCGCCCAGGGGCGCGGGGAACTGCGCGACCAGCGCCCAGCGGCCCGCAGCCGGACGACGACGCTCAGGGACGAACTGTCCGCGGCCCCGCCACATCCGCCCCCAACTCGCCCACCCGCCGCCGTAGTTCCCGGTCCGCAGTCACGACCAGCACCCGCCGCTCACCGGCTTCGGCCACCAGCGCCACCATGTGATCGTCCCCGCTGGCGGGCGCGCTCTCCACGCGGACCCCCGGCACCGACTCCACGCCCCGGGCCGCCCCCTCCACCACCAGCACGATCTCCACGGCGCCCTCCCGCCCCGGCACCCCGTCCACCGCGAGCCGGTCCCGCAGCCGCTCCGCCGCTCCCCGCCGGTCCCGCCACCACCCGTCCGGCACCGACCCGACGACATTCGCGGCGTCCACGACGACCAGCAGCACGTCACTCATGGCCCCAGCGTCCCACGACCGGCCCGCCCGGAGACGGCAGCGGCTGCCCGATTACAGTGGACGCGTGTCCATGGTCCGTACAGTGAACGGCAACTGGCTCATCCGCGCCCGGGACGGCCGGCTCGGCGCCTACACCACCCGTGACGAGGCCGTGTGGTGCCGGGCCGAGCAACGACCCGGCGGCATCTGGTCGCCCTGGCGCAAGGTCGGCGGCGAGCAACGCCTGCACCCCGCACTCGCCGTGGGTCAGGGCGTCAACGGCTACGCACACCTCGTCTCCTGGCGTCCCACCAAGGCCAAGGAGTCGGGCCTCGTGCACTCCACCCACTTCCGCGTCCACCTCGCAGCCCTCGACTGGACGCCGGCCGGTCACCCCGACAAGGCGGGTGCGCGCACCGGCGTGCCCGCCGTGGCCGTCGACGCGGAGGGCCGGGCCCATGTCTTCGTCGGCAACCGCGGCAACGGCGTGCACGCCCTCGTACAGAAGGAGCGCGGCGGCTGGACCGCCTGGTCCGACCTCAAGGGCTCCGAGGTGCACGGCGAACTGACCGCGGTGACGGGGGAGTCGGGCCGCGTCGAGGTGTACGGCACCGACGCCGCCGGCATCCTGCGCTGGCTCCAGGAGGAGCCCGGTGCGCCTCCCGTACCGGCCGACCCGCTGCCGGTCCGTGTCGAACCCGGCACCCTGAGCGCGCTGCCCACCTCCAAGGACCACACCACGCTGTTCTTCGCGGACCCCGAGGGCATGCTCTACGCCGTGCGTCCGGGCAACGGACCCACGCCCCTGCTCGCCGCGGCGGGCCCCGGCCCGGCGGCCCTGCTGCGCTGCACCCTGGAGGGCCACGACTGCACGCTGCTCGCCCAGCGTTCGGCCTCCGGCCGGGTCGCCTTCGCCGCCTACCCCACCGAGCAGGAGTCGGCGGGCCTGTGGTGGACGGAGTCCGGACCGCAGCTCCCCGTGGACACGGCCGTGGCCCTCGCCGAGGACGCGGACGGCCGTATCGTCGCCGCGACGGTGACCCCCGACGGCGAACTGCGGGTCGCCCGGCAGAAGGACGAGCCGGGCCTGGCGCTGGCGGCCTGGCAGGAGGTCTGAGCGCCCACCCGTCCCCGTCCGGTCCGCGGTGAACGGCAAAGGGCCCCCGCCGAAGCGGAGGCCCTTCTGGACTGCCCGGGTGTTACGCCGGAACCGAGGCCAGGCCCGGAGCCAGGAACTTCTTGCCGTTCACGCGCTCGGAGACACCCTCGCGGTCCAGGTACGGCGTGATGCCGCCCAGGTGGAAGGGCCAGCCGGCGCCCGTGATCAGGCACAGGTCGATGTCCTGGGCCTCGGCGACGACACCCTCGTCGAGCATGAGCCCGATCTCCTGGGCGACGGCGTCGAGGACGCGCTCACGGACCTGCTCCTCGGACAGGACGGTGTCGCCCTGCTTGAGGAGCGCGGCGACCTCCGGGTCCAGCTCCGGCTTGAAGCCGTTCTCCGCGGAGTAGACGTAGAAGCCGCGCTTGCCCGCCTTGACGACGGCCGCGAGGTTCGGGGAGACGGTGAAGCGCTCCGGGAAGGCCCTGTTGAGGGTCTCGGAGACGTGCAGGCCGATCGCGGGACCGACCAGCTCCAGGAGGACGAGAGGCGACATCGGCAGGCCCAGGGGCTCCACCGCCTTCTCCGCGACCGCGACCGGGGTGCCCTCGTCGATGACGTTCTGGATCTCGCCCATGAAGCGGGTGAGGATGCGGTTCACGACGAACGCCGGGGCGTCCTTGACCAGTACCGCGGTCTTCTTCAGCTTCTTGGCGACGGAGAACGCCGTGGCCAGCGAGGCGTCGTCGGTCTGCTCGCCGCGGACGATCTCCAGCAGGGGCAGGATCGCGACCGGGTTGAAGAAGTGGAACCCGACGACCCGCTCGGGGTTCTTCAGCTTCGACGCCATCTCGGAGACGGACAGCGAGGAGGTGTTGGTGGCGAGGACCGCGTGCGCCGGGGCGACCGCCTCGACCTCCGCGAACACCTGCTGCTTGACGCCGATCTCCTCGAACACGGCCTCGATGATGAAGTCCGCGTCGGAGAAGCCCTCCGCCTTGTCCAGCACACCGGTGACCAGGGCCTTGAGACGGTTCGCCTTGTCCTGGTTGACACGGCCCTTGCCGAGCAGCTTCTCGATCTCGGCGTGGACGTAGCCCACACCCTTGTCGACGCGCTCCTGGTCGATGTCGGTCAGCACGACCGGCACCTCCAGGCGGCGCAGGAAGAGCAGCGCGAGCTGGGAGGCCATGAGGCCCGCGCCCACGACGCCCACCTTGGTGACCGGGCGGGCCAGGTTCTTGTCCGGGGCGCCCGCGGGACGCTTGCCGCGCTTCTGCACCAGGTTGAACGCGTAGATGCCGGAGCGCAGTTCGCCGCCCATGATCAGGTCGGCGAGGGCCTGGTCCTCGGCGTCGTAGCCCTGCTGGAGGTCGCCGTTCTTGGCGGCCTCGATGATGTCCAGGGCGCGGTAGGCGGCCGGAGCGGCCCCGTGCACCTTGGAGTCGGCGACGAAACGGCCCTTGGCGACGGCCTGGTCCCAGGCCTCACCGCGGTCGATCACCGGGCGGTCGATGACGATCTCGCCCTTGAGGACGGACGCCGTCCACAGCAGGGACTGCTCCAGGAAGTCCGCGCCCTCGAACAGCGCGTCGGCGATGCCCAGTTCGTAGACCTGCGCGCCCTTCAGCTGCTTGTTCTGGTTGAGGGAGTTCTCGATGATCACCGAGACGGCCTTCTCGGCGCCGATCAGGTTCGGCAGCAGCGTGCAGCCGCCCCAGCCGGGGACCAGCCCGAGGAAGACCTCGGGGAGCGAGAAGGCGGGCAGGGCCGCGGAGACCGTGCGGTAGGTGCAGTGCAGACCGACCTCGACGCCACCGCCCATCGCGGCGCCGTTGTAGTACGCGAAGGTCGGCGCGGCGATGTCGGCGAGGCGCTTGAAGACCTCGTGACCGCCCTTGCCGATGGCGAGCGCGTCCTTGTGCTCCTTGAGGAGCTCGACGCCCTTCAGGTCGGCGCCGACGGCGAAGATGAACGGCTTGCCGGTGATGCCGACACCGACGATCTCGCCGGCCGACGCCTCCTTCTCGACCTGGTCGATGGCGGTGTTCAGGTTCGCCAGCGAGGCCGGGCCGAAGGTGGTCGGCTTGGTGTGGTCGAAGCCGTTGTCCAGCGTGATGAGCGCGAAGCGCCCGGCGTTGAACGGCAGGTCCAGGTGACGTACGTGCGCCTGGGTGACTACCTCGTCCGGGAACAGCTCGGCCGCACCCTTCAAGAGATCGGTGGTGCTCACTTGCTGCCTCCGGCGTCCTTGTGGTTCGGGTTCTCCCAGATGACCGTCGCGCCCATGCCGAAGCCGACGCACATGGTGGTGAGGCCGTAGCGGACCTCGGGCTGCTCCTCGAACTGACGGGCCAGCTGCGTCATCAGCCGGACACCGGAGGAGGCCAGCGGGTGGCCGTACGCGATGGCGCCGCCGTACTGGTTGACGCGGGCGTCGTCGTCCGCGATGCCGTAGTGCTCCAGGAAGGCGAGGACCTGGACCGCGAAGGCCTCGTTGATCTCGAACAGACCGATGTCGGAGATGGACAGGCCCGCCTGGGCGAGCGCCTTCTCCGTGGCCGGGATCGGGCCGTAGCCCATGACCTCCGGCTCGACACCCACGAAGGAGTACGAGACGAGGCGCATCTTTACCGGCAGGTCGTGCTCGCGGGCGAAGTCCTCGGACGCGATGAGGGAGGCGGTGGCGCCGTCGTTCAGACCGGCCGCGTTACCGGCGGTGACCCGGCCGTGGACACGGAACGGCGTCTTGAGACCGGAGAGGTTCTCCAGCGTGGTCCCCGGGCGCATCGGCTCGTCGGCGGTGACCAGACCCCAGCCGGTCTCACCGGCCTCCGGGTTGGTGCGGCGTACCGAGATCGGCACCAGGTCGGCCTGGATCTTGCCGTTGGCGTACGCCTTGGCGGCCTTCTCCTGGGAGCGCACGGCGTACTCGTCGGCGCGCTGCTTGGTGATCGTCGGGTACCGGTCGTGCAGGTTCTCGGCGGTCATGCCCATGAACAGGGCGGACTCGTCGACCAGCTTCTCGCTGACGAACCGGGGGTTCGGGTCCACGCCCTCACCCATGGGGTGGCGGCCCATGTGCTCGACACCACCGGCGATGGCGATGTCGTAGGCGCCGAAGGCCACGGAGCCGGCGACCGAGGTGACGGCGGTCAGGGCGCCGGCACACATGCGGTCGATGGAGTAGCCGGGCACCGACTGCGGCAGACCGGCGAGGATCCCGGCGGTACGGCCGATGGTGAGCCCCTGGTCACCGATCTGCGTGGTCGCGGCGATGGCGACCTCGTCGATCTTCTTCGGGTCGAGACCCGGGTTGCGGCGCAGCAGCTCCCGGATCGCCTTCACGACGAGGTCGTCGGCGCGGGTCTCGTGGTAGATGCCCTTCGGGCCCGCCTTGCCGAACGGGGTGCGGACGCCGTCGACGAAGACGACATCCTTGACGGTACGAGGCACGATGGCTCTCCTCCAGATGCGGGATCTGCACTGCTGCGACCGCGCTGAGCGCGCGCTCAGGTACATGCTACTTGCGGGTAATGTACCTGCACACCCCTGGAGCACGGAGCGGCGAAGGTCACACCGCGGGAGGTGCCGTGGAACCCCGTGGCGTCAGTACGGGAGTAGGTACAGGATGTGATCCCGGCCCCTCGCCGGTGATCACACCGAAGAGCGTACGGGCCGCTTCCGCACCGAATCCGTGCACGTCATGGCTCATCGCGGAGAGCGTGGGATGGGTGAGCCGGCAGAGCTGCGAGTCGTCCCAGGCGAGCAGGGAGACGTCGCGTGGCACGTTCAGGCCCATCTCCGCGGCGACCGACAGCCCGGCGACCGCCATGATGTCGTTGTCGTAGACGATCGCCGTGGGCCGGTCCTGCGGTGCCGCGGTCAGCAGGGACCGGGTGGCCCGCGCGCCGGCCTCTCCCGAGTAGTCGGTGGTGACCTGCCAGGCCCCCGCCAGCTCCAGCGTTCTCGCGGCCTCGTCGAACGCCGCCGTGCGTGTCGCGGTGTGTCCCAGGGCCGCCGCGCCGCCGACCCGGGCGATCCGCCGGTGCCCCAGCGCCGCGAGATACCGCACGGCCTCCGTCACGGCGGTGGCGTCGTCGGTCCACACCGAGGTCAGGTTCCCGGTGAACGAGGGGTGCCCCACGGCCACCACCGGCATCCCCAGCCGCTCGGCCGCCGCGACGCGCGGGTCGTCCGCCCGGAAGTCGACCAGGATCGACCCGCCGATCTGGCGCCCCCGCCACCATGACTCCTGGAGGCCGACCTCCTCCTCCACGTTCCGCACGAGCCGCAGCAGCAGCGAGCAGTTCCGCTCGATCAGCACGCTCTCCACGCCCGACACGAACTCCATGTAGAAGGGTTCGAGCCCCAGCAGCCGCGCCGGCCGGCAGATCGCGAGCCCCACCACGTCCACCCGTGAGCCGGCCAGCGTCCGTGCCGTGAGGTTCGGCGCCCAGCCCAGCTCCTGCGCGGCCCGGAAGATCCGGTCCCGGGTCGGCTCCGACAGCCCCGGCTTGTGGTTGAAGGCCAGCGATACGGCCCCCTTGGACACACCGGCGCGCGCGGCGACGTCCTTGATGGTGACGCGGGGGGCCGGCTGGGCTGTCATCGGCTGGGCTCCAGGCAGTACAGGGCGGATCGGGCGACGTGCGGATCAGGAGTCTTCCAGCCACTGACATGGATGGTCACCCGCTCCCCGGGCAACAGCGTCACCAGCCCCCGGTCGGCACGCGCCGCCGGATCCAGCCGGTCGGCCTGGAGCAGCAGATCCCGTACGAGGGTGCGGGCCGTCACCGTCACGGCCCCCGGCACGACCGACACGTCGAACTCGGGCCGGGGGTAAGGGATGTCCCGGTCCGCCGACGGAAAGTACAGAGCCCGGGGCCCGCCCGGCACCCGACCCACACCGCCACCGCCCCTCCCACCAGCGTCCGCCACCAGGAACTCCTTGGGGCCCACCGGCACCAGCTCGGGCGGCACCGCCACCTCGGCCACGGTCCGTCGGTCCGCCCGGAAGGGCACCTCGGTCTCGTCGATCGCCTCGCCCTCGACCGACATGCGTCGTAGCCGCAGCACACCCGCCCACGGCTCGGCCGCCTGGTTCACCACCGCCAACACCGTTCGCTGTCCCCGCACTTGGACCGTCAGCAGTCGATCCGCGTACAGTCGCCGCAGCTCGTGATAGAGCGGCTTCTCCCGCCCGTCCCCGTCGATCGCCGCCCAACTGGTCACCGGCCAGCAGTCGTTGAGCTGCCACACCACCGTCCCCGCGCACACCGGCCAGTGGGACCGCCAGTGCTCGATCCCGGTGGCCACGGCCCGCGCCTGGTTGACCTGCATGAGGTAGTGCCAGCGGTCGAAGTCCCCCTCGGGAAAGGCAAAATGCCGCTCCAGCCCACGCCGAAGCTTGCCGTTCCCGTCGTCCGCCTTCTGGTGGTGCAGCACACCGGGGGAGTCCGGAGCCAACTCCTCCCCGGCCGTCGCACGCGCCAGCGTGGCGTACGCGGGCGGTGCCTGCCATCCGAACTCGGCCACGAACCGGGGCACTTCACTGCGGTACTCGGCGTAGTCCGTCCGGTTCCACACCTCCCACGAGTGGTGTGTCCCGTGCGCGGGGTCGTTCGGGTGGTGCTCCCACGACCCGGACCAGGGGCTGCCCGCCGAGTAGGGCCGCGTCGGGTCCAACTCGGCCACCAGCCGCGGCAGTACGCCCAGGTAGTACCCCTCGCCCCAGGAATCCCCGGCGAGCCGCGCCTCCCAGCCCCAGTCCCGGAACCCCCACAGGTTCTCGTTGTTGCCGTTCCACAGCACGAGCGAGGGATGCGGCATCAGCCGTACGACGTTCTCCCGGGCCTCCGCCTCCACCTCGCCGCGCAGCGGCTGCTCCTCGGGATAGGCCGCGCAGGCGAACGGGAAGTCCTGCCAGACCAGTAGCCCCAGTTCGTCGCAGGCGTCGTAGAAGTCCTCACTCTCGTAGATCCCGCCGCCCCAGACCCGCACCAGGTCCACTCCGGCGCCGACCGCCTGCCGCAGCCGCTCCCGGTACCGCTCGCGGGTGATCCGGGAGGGGAACACGTCGTCCGGGATCCAGTTCACGCCGCGCGCGAAGATCCGCTCGCCGTTGACGACCAGGGTGAAGCCGCTGCCGCGCTCGTCGGCCGAGCGGTCCAGCCCGACGGTCCGGAAGCCGACCCGGCGCCGCCACACGTCCAGCGGGCGGTCCGCGTCGAGCAAGGTCAACTCGACGTCGTACAGAGGCTGTTCACCGTATCCGCGGGGCCACCACAGCCGCACGTCCGGCACCTGAAGCCGTACGGTCCCCGAGGTCCCGTCGATCGCGGCGCGCACCCGCACCCCGCCCACCGAGGCCTCGACCGTCAGGGGCGCATCGACCCGGGCTCGCTCGACGTCCACGGCCAACTCCGCGATGCCCGCGCCCTCCTGGACGGTCACCAGGGGCCGCACCCGGGCGATGCGGGCCGTCGACCACCGCTCCAGGCGCACCGGCCGCCAGATCCCGGCGGTCACCAGCGTGGGCCCCCAGTCCCAGCCGAACGAGCAGGCCATCTTGCGGATGTACTGGTACGGCTCGGCGTACGCGGCGGGCCGTTCGCCCAGCTTCCCGCGCATCGCCTCGGCCTCCGCGTAGGCGGAGACGAACCGCACGCTCAGCCGCCCTGCCATGCCGGTCACGTCGAAGCGGTACGAGCGGTGCATGTTCCTTGTCCGGCCCAGCAGTTGACCGTCCAGATGGATTTCGGCCGCGGTGTCCAGTCCGTCGAAGACGAGGTCGGTCTGCTCGTGCCCGTTCGCGGGGGCCAGGTCGGTCTCGTAGGTCCACTCCCGCCGTCCCACCCACGCGACCTCGGTCTCGTTGCGGCCGAGAAAGGGATCCGGGATCACTCCGGCCGCCAGCAGATCGGTGTGCACGCAGCCCGGTACGACGGCCGGGAGTTCGTCCACGGTGCCGTCGGAGTGGCGCAGGATCCATCCCTCGGTGAGCGGTGTGGCCTGAAGCATGTACACACTCCCTAAACCGATCAAGTCCCGTGCTGCGGAAACTTTTTGACGTCGTTGGCATCGTTGGCGAGATAGGGACTTTACCGGTTAAGAAAACGTTGTCAGAGTACCGAACCAGCCAACCCGCTCGTGCTCGTCCGCCCCGTGAACGGAGCTGATGCACATGAACCGCCGTACAGTCCTGGCCATGGCCGTGGGTGCCGCCCTGCTGATTCCCGGGTGCACCGGCACCGGAGGTTCCTCGCAGGGAGCCGACGCCAAGGCCGCCGGCGACCCGTCAAAGGTCTCCGGAACCATCAAAGTTCTCACCGTCCGCACCGACCTCGTGCAGGACGGCACGCTGAAGAAGTACGCCGCCGAGTTCAACAAGACCTATCCGAAGGTCAAGGTCGAGTTCGAGGGCATCACGGACTACGAGTCCGAGGTCAAGATCCGGATGAACACCGAGAACTACGGTGATGTGCTGCTCATCCCGGCCGTCATCAAGAAGAGCGACTACCCGAGGTTCTTCGCCTCCCTCGGCACCCAGCAGGAGCGCGAGAAGAAGTACCGCTTCACCGACTTCACAGCCGTCGGCGGCAAGGTGTACGGGCAGAGCCCGGTCGCCGTGAGCCCGGGATTCGTCTACAACAAGCGGATCTGGAAGGAGGCCGGGGTCACCCAATGGCCCACCACCCCGGCCGAGTTCGTCGCCGACCTGAAGGCCATCAAGGCGAAGACCGACGCGATCCCGTACTACACCAACTTCTCGGCCGGCTGGACGCTGTCCTCGTGGACGTCCGTCGACGGCGCGGTGACCTGTGACTCGAAGGCGACCGACAAGCTCGCCGAGGGCGACCCCTGGGCGAAGGGCGCGGACCTGCGCGTGGGCGACCAGCTCCTGTACGACATCGTCCACGAGGGGCTGATCGAGAAGGACCCGACCACCAGCAACTGGGAGGAGTCCAAGCCCCGCACCGCCAAGGGCGAGATCGCCACGCAGTGGCTCGGCACCTGGGCGATCGTGCAGTTCCAGGACGCCGCGAAGAAGGCCGGCGTGAACCCGGACGACATCGGCTTCATGCCCTTCCCGGCCCAGACGGGCGGAAAGTTCTGCGCGACCATAGGCCCCGACTACAACCAGGCGGTCAACGTCCACTCCAAGTACAAGGAGGCGGCCCGCGCCTGGATCGACTGGTTCACCGACAAGTCCACCTACGTCGAGGACAACCTCGCCCTGCCCCCGCTCAAGGACGCCCCGCTGCCGTCGGTCCTGAAGCCCTACGAGGACCAGGGCGTGAAGTTCATCGAGCTGGACGACACCCAGGGCGCGAAGGTGA
This is a stretch of genomic DNA from Streptomyces sp. NBC_00285. It encodes these proteins:
- a CDS encoding glycoside hydrolase family 2 protein → MLQATPLTEGWILRHSDGTVDELPAVVPGCVHTDLLAAGVIPDPFLGRNETEVAWVGRREWTYETDLAPANGHEQTDLVFDGLDTAAEIHLDGQLLGRTRNMHRSYRFDVTGMAGRLSVRFVSAYAEAEAMRGKLGERPAAYAEPYQYIRKMACSFGWDWGPTLVTAGIWRPVRLERWSTARIARVRPLVTVQEGAGIAELAVDVERARVDAPLTVEASVGGVRVRAAIDGTSGTVRLQVPDVRLWWPRGYGEQPLYDVELTLLDADRPLDVWRRRVGFRTVGLDRSADERGSGFTLVVNGERIFARGVNWIPDDVFPSRITRERYRERLRQAVGAGVDLVRVWGGGIYESEDFYDACDELGLLVWQDFPFACAAYPEEQPLRGEVEAEARENVVRLMPHPSLVLWNGNNENLWGFRDWGWEARLAGDSWGEGYYLGVLPRLVAELDPTRPYSAGSPWSGSWEHHPNDPAHGTHHSWEVWNRTDYAEYRSEVPRFVAEFGWQAPPAYATLARATAGEELAPDSPGVLHHQKADDGNGKLRRGLERHFAFPEGDFDRWHYLMQVNQARAVATGIEHWRSHWPVCAGTVVWQLNDCWPVTSWAAIDGDGREKPLYHELRRLYADRLLTVQVRGQRTVLAVVNQAAEPWAGVLRLRRMSVEGEAIDETEVPFRADRRTVAEVAVPPELVPVGPKEFLVADAGGRGGGGVGRVPGGPRALYFPSADRDIPYPRPEFDVSVVPGAVTVTARTLVRDLLLQADRLDPAARADRGLVTLLPGERVTIHVSGWKTPDPHVARSALYCLEPSR
- a CDS encoding NTP pyrophosphohydrolase translates to MSDVLLVVVDAANVVGSVPDGWWRDRRGAAERLRDRLAVDGVPGREGAVEIVLVVEGAARGVESVPGVRVESAPASGDDHMVALVAEAGERRVLVVTADRELRRRVGELGADVAGPRTVRP
- a CDS encoding amino acid permease, producing MSSTIFRTKKVEQSIRDTEEPEHALKKSLSALDLTVFGVGVIIGTGIFVLTGTVAKNNAGPAVALAFVVAGVVCALAALCYAEFASTVPVAGSAYTFAYASLGELPAWIIGWDLVLEFALGTAVVAVGWSGYIASLLDNAGWHLPEVLSGRDGADGFGFDILAAALVLALTGILVLGTKLSARVTSIVVAVKVTVVLVVIIAGAFFVKSGNYHPFIPKAKPVEAGSGLQSPLIQLMFGWAPANFGVMGIFTAASVVFFAFIGFDVVATAAEETRNPQRDMPRGILGSLVICTTLYVAVSIVVTGMQKYTDLSITAPLADAFKATGHPWFAGFISFGAAVGLTTVCMILLLGQTRVFFAMSRDGLLPTFFSHVHPRFRTPHRPTILLGVIIAIVAGFTPLSELAELVNIGTLFAFVVVAIGVAILRRTRPDLPRAFRTPWVPVVPIVSVLASLWLMLNLPAETWLRFGIWMVIGFVVYFLYGRSHSRLGRQSETE
- a CDS encoding ABC transporter substrate-binding protein, which encodes MNRRTVLAMAVGAALLIPGCTGTGGSSQGADAKAAGDPSKVSGTIKVLTVRTDLVQDGTLKKYAAEFNKTYPKVKVEFEGITDYESEVKIRMNTENYGDVLLIPAVIKKSDYPRFFASLGTQQEREKKYRFTDFTAVGGKVYGQSPVAVSPGFVYNKRIWKEAGVTQWPTTPAEFVADLKAIKAKTDAIPYYTNFSAGWTLSSWTSVDGAVTCDSKATDKLAEGDPWAKGADLRVGDQLLYDIVHEGLIEKDPTTSNWEESKPRTAKGEIATQWLGTWAIVQFQDAAKKAGVNPDDIGFMPFPAQTGGKFCATIGPDYNQAVNVHSKYKEAARAWIDWFTDKSTYVEDNLALPPLKDAPLPSVLKPYEDQGVKFIELDDTQGAKVKQIDNESEVGIFAPEYRQKLVDLARGARKGSLDDFLADLSRRWTDSRKNLGS
- a CDS encoding LacI family DNA-binding transcriptional regulator, whose translation is MTAQPAPRVTIKDVAARAGVSKGAVSLAFNHKPGLSEPTRDRIFRAAQELGWAPNLTARTLAGSRVDVVGLAICRPARLLGLEPFYMEFVSGVESVLIERNCSLLLRLVRNVEEEVGLQESWWRGRQIGGSILVDFRADDPRVAAAERLGMPVVAVGHPSFTGNLTSVWTDDATAVTEAVRYLAALGHRRIARVGGAAALGHTATRTAAFDEAARTLELAGAWQVTTDYSGEAGARATRSLLTAAPQDRPTAIVYDNDIMAVAGLSVAAEMGLNVPRDVSLLAWDDSQLCRLTHPTLSAMSHDVHGFGAEAARTLFGVITGEGPGSHPVPTPVLTPRGSTAPPAV
- a CDS encoding thiolase family protein translates to MPRTVKDVVFVDGVRTPFGKAGPKGIYHETRADDLVVKAIRELLRRNPGLDPKKIDEVAIAATTQIGDQGLTIGRTAGILAGLPQSVPGYSIDRMCAGALTAVTSVAGSVAFGAYDIAIAGGVEHMGRHPMGEGVDPNPRFVSEKLVDESALFMGMTAENLHDRYPTITKQRADEYAVRSQEKAAKAYANGKIQADLVPISVRRTNPEAGETGWGLVTADEPMRPGTTLENLSGLKTPFRVHGRVTAGNAAGLNDGATASLIASEDFAREHDLPVKMRLVSYSFVGVEPEVMGYGPIPATEKALAQAGLSISDIGLFEINEAFAVQVLAFLEHYGIADDDARVNQYGGAIAYGHPLASSGVRLMTQLARQFEEQPEVRYGLTTMCVGFGMGATVIWENPNHKDAGGSK
- a CDS encoding 3-hydroxyacyl-CoA dehydrogenase NAD-binding domain-containing protein, which translates into the protein MSTTDLLKGAAELFPDEVVTQAHVRHLDLPFNAGRFALITLDNGFDHTKPTTFGPASLANLNTAIDQVEKEASAGEIVGVGITGKPFIFAVGADLKGVELLKEHKDALAIGKGGHEVFKRLADIAAPTFAYYNGAAMGGGVEVGLHCTYRTVSAALPAFSLPEVFLGLVPGWGGCTLLPNLIGAEKAVSVIIENSLNQNKQLKGAQVYELGIADALFEGADFLEQSLLWTASVLKGEIVIDRPVIDRGEAWDQAVAKGRFVADSKVHGAAPAAYRALDIIEAAKNGDLQQGYDAEDQALADLIMGGELRSGIYAFNLVQKRGKRPAGAPDKNLARPVTKVGVVGAGLMASQLALLFLRRLEVPVVLTDIDQERVDKGVGYVHAEIEKLLGKGRVNQDKANRLKALVTGVLDKAEGFSDADFIIEAVFEEIGVKQQVFAEVEAVAPAHAVLATNTSSLSVSEMASKLKNPERVVGFHFFNPVAILPLLEIVRGEQTDDASLATAFSVAKKLKKTAVLVKDAPAFVVNRILTRFMGEIQNVIDEGTPVAVAEKAVEPLGLPMSPLVLLELVGPAIGLHVSETLNRAFPERFTVSPNLAAVVKAGKRGFYVYSAENGFKPELDPEVAALLKQGDTVLSEEQVRERVLDAVAQEIGLMLDEGVVAEAQDIDLCLITGAGWPFHLGGITPYLDREGVSERVNGKKFLAPGLASVPA